A single genomic interval of Picosynechococcus sp. PCC 7003 harbors:
- a CDS encoding ABC transporter substrate-binding protein, whose protein sequence is MAKKNDTAALLGALVITLGLLGAGGWWFLNQNQSLQLPTSLGDVIGRGEMTNRLSRGERLLLQGDRQPDKEQGIAAYGAGNFPEAIRLFQASLQASPNDPETLIYLNNAKIQQQTANPQAIAVVVSLPVDTDTNGAKEILRGVAQAQKEALDGGRGFLVVIADDDGDPAIAAEVAQALADQTDILGVVGHFSSDTSLAAAAIYEAQGLVMISPTSTAVSLSTAGDYIFRTVPSDRFTGTALANYLLDRLNTRQVVVFFNSTSGYSNSLKDSLTTELFTRGGTVVAEVDVSPGGFNGAQALTDAKNKGATAIALVTDTPTLNQALQIVQVNENQLPIVAGDSLYKPETLQIGGHDAVGMVVAIPWHILNHPNGTFTQVSRALWGGDVNWRTALSYDAAIALMTGIQQSPTADRQGLQQALANPDFSAAGAAQTVQFLPSGDRNQALEMVTVQPGQRSGFGYDFVPVP, encoded by the coding sequence ATGGCAAAAAAGAATGATACGGCAGCATTATTGGGCGCTTTAGTCATTACTTTGGGTTTATTAGGGGCAGGGGGCTGGTGGTTCCTCAATCAAAATCAATCTCTCCAGCTACCGACGTCCTTGGGGGATGTGATTGGGCGCGGCGAAATGACAAACCGCCTCAGCCGGGGGGAAAGATTACTGTTACAAGGCGATCGCCAACCGGACAAAGAACAAGGCATTGCGGCCTATGGGGCAGGAAATTTCCCAGAAGCAATTCGGCTCTTTCAAGCGTCTCTCCAGGCGAGCCCCAACGATCCGGAAACGCTGATTTATCTGAATAACGCAAAAATTCAACAGCAAACCGCCAATCCCCAGGCGATCGCCGTAGTGGTTTCTTTACCGGTAGATACGGACACAAACGGCGCGAAGGAAATTTTGCGGGGCGTGGCCCAGGCTCAGAAGGAAGCCCTCGATGGGGGTCGGGGGTTTTTGGTGGTCATTGCTGACGATGATGGCGATCCGGCGATCGCCGCTGAGGTGGCCCAAGCCCTTGCAGATCAAACGGACATTTTGGGGGTGGTTGGGCATTTTAGTAGTGATACCAGTTTGGCGGCGGCTGCAATCTACGAAGCCCAGGGCCTTGTGATGATTTCCCCCACGAGTACAGCAGTGTCCCTTTCTACGGCAGGGGATTATATTTTTCGGACGGTGCCGAGCGATCGCTTTACGGGGACAGCCCTGGCCAATTACCTCTTGGATCGGCTCAACACACGCCAGGTGGTGGTCTTTTTCAACAGTACCAGCGGCTACAGTAATTCCCTCAAAGACAGCCTCACCACAGAACTCTTTACCCGGGGCGGCACGGTGGTGGCCGAGGTGGATGTAAGCCCAGGGGGATTTAATGGTGCCCAAGCATTAACGGACGCGAAAAATAAAGGGGCAACGGCGATCGCCCTCGTGACCGACACCCCAACCCTCAATCAAGCGCTCCAAATTGTCCAGGTGAATGAAAACCAGTTGCCTATTGTCGCTGGGGATAGTCTCTACAAGCCAGAAACCTTACAAATTGGTGGCCATGACGCGGTAGGAATGGTGGTGGCGATCCCCTGGCACATCCTGAACCATCCCAATGGCACTTTTACCCAGGTGTCCCGCGCCCTCTGGGGTGGCGATGTGAACTGGCGCACGGCTCTCAGTTATGATGCGGCGATCGCCCTCATGACAGGCATTCAGCAAAGCCCCACGGCAGATCGCCAAGGTTTGCAACAGGCCCTGGCCAATCCTGATTTTTCCGCAGCGGGGGCCGCCCAAACCGTCCAGTTTCTCCCCTCCGGCGATCGCAACCAGGCTTTAGAAATGGTCACCGTCCAACCGGGGCAACGGTCGGGCTTCGGCTATGATTTTGTGCCGGTTCCCTAG
- a CDS encoding TonB family protein has translation MRPFKPITLVNLTLFGLLGLTSLLQASTPNASQIASLQGDRLLLQNGNQRPNPARVGNRLTNQSQALIVPGNNRSLARLAFVGGGQSYDGLLLQAGPDQQQTEYRFPCVIVGGKVTLSWRQGNNRGCKYGVHLSPGLSAAAPKQQQKPSATNKQLPQGTPENKEASLTIQPLGNDPILLRAVVDDDLQAIETLQGEVLIISAQYPEGLRLRSGERYFNLGDGQDQVEPFNPTEAIANSPDLQEFLNPEIWRESQLPAPVSQDINNHLIAFQDLNQNTAATDTPDMTDLSLACQAEVDFYLANLKATMGNTWRPPYPPSPGVWRTEVSYLLTKDGRVQNLQVAQSSGANIIDQAALSHVRTLEQRFEPFPSCYPYEALPVDNNFTVRYQ, from the coding sequence ATGCGACCATTTAAACCGATTACTTTAGTCAATCTCACCCTGTTTGGCCTATTGGGTCTGACCTCTCTACTCCAGGCCAGCACCCCCAATGCCAGTCAAATTGCCTCCCTCCAAGGCGATCGCCTATTACTCCAAAATGGCAACCAACGCCCCAACCCAGCCCGGGTGGGCAATCGCCTCACGAACCAAAGTCAGGCTTTGATTGTCCCCGGCAACAACCGTTCCCTAGCGCGTCTCGCGTTCGTGGGGGGTGGCCAAAGTTATGATGGCCTCCTGTTACAAGCGGGGCCAGATCAACAACAAACTGAATACCGTTTCCCCTGCGTCATTGTCGGCGGCAAAGTAACCCTCAGTTGGCGTCAAGGTAATAATCGCGGCTGTAAATATGGCGTCCATCTTAGCCCCGGGCTCAGTGCGGCGGCCCCCAAACAACAGCAGAAACCCAGTGCTACCAATAAGCAACTGCCCCAAGGCACCCCAGAAAATAAAGAAGCCTCTCTCACCATTCAACCCCTCGGCAATGATCCCATTTTGCTCAGGGCCGTTGTTGATGATGATCTCCAGGCAATCGAGACGCTCCAGGGGGAAGTTTTAATTATCTCGGCCCAATACCCAGAGGGTCTGCGCCTCCGTAGTGGTGAGCGTTATTTCAATTTGGGTGACGGCCAAGATCAAGTGGAGCCCTTTAACCCCACCGAGGCGATCGCCAATTCCCCAGACTTACAAGAATTTTTAAACCCAGAGATTTGGCGCGAGTCCCAATTACCTGCCCCCGTTTCCCAGGACATCAACAATCACCTGATCGCGTTTCAGGATCTCAATCAAAATACAGCCGCCACCGATACCCCAGACATGACCGACTTGAGTTTAGCTTGCCAGGCTGAGGTGGATTTTTATCTAGCGAACCTCAAAGCTACCATGGGGAATACCTGGCGGCCTCCCTATCCCCCATCTCCAGGGGTATGGCGCACCGAAGTCAGCTATCTACTCACCAAAGATGGTCGAGTCCAAAATCTCCAGGTGGCCCAATCTAGCGGAGCCAACATTATCGACCAAGCGGCCCTGAGCCATGTGCGTACCCTCGAACAGCGATTCGAGCCGTTCCCCAGTTGCTATCCCTACGAAGCTTTGCCCGTCGATAACAACTTCACCGTCCGTTACCAATAG
- a CDS encoding DUF1822 family protein: MFTQSEFRLLIPEEITLSELDYALVQTWPDGNLPEADQWQAYLNGLGLVAFENWLGDRLPEKRRQRDLSHLPQVAYVTVGGFKVCLLAQSDYLDEQVFWPQDYLEQPELAAHFYGIVEVDEEAETVILRGISRGDRLQTAPKRDGHYRLSLDHFDAELNHFLADCRYLSPAAIPLPVNVFAELKAQVTETATKLGNWFDGLLDQGWQALDQLMMPEAQLAFATRNLSEDIQAGKLLDLGLSLGNEQVVLLVTLAPSDEDDKVRIQARLLPFEAEYLPADLSISLKSKSGKVLQTITSRQQDSYIQLKPFKGVPGKVFQVEVSGDGCTVNETFEI; encoded by the coding sequence ATGTTCACCCAATCTGAATTCCGCCTACTGATCCCCGAAGAAATTACCCTCAGCGAGCTTGACTATGCCCTCGTCCAAACCTGGCCCGATGGAAATTTGCCAGAAGCCGACCAGTGGCAAGCCTATCTAAACGGCCTGGGGTTAGTGGCCTTTGAAAATTGGCTTGGCGATCGCCTCCCAGAAAAACGTCGCCAGCGGGATCTTTCTCACCTGCCCCAGGTGGCCTACGTGACCGTAGGAGGTTTTAAAGTTTGTCTTTTGGCCCAGAGCGATTACCTCGACGAACAGGTGTTCTGGCCCCAGGACTATCTTGAACAGCCGGAACTCGCCGCCCATTTCTACGGCATTGTCGAAGTGGATGAAGAAGCAGAAACCGTCATTCTCAGAGGGATTAGCCGGGGCGATCGCCTTCAAACCGCACCCAAACGAGATGGTCATTATCGCCTCAGCCTCGATCATTTTGATGCGGAACTGAACCATTTCCTCGCCGACTGCCGTTACCTTTCCCCCGCCGCCATTCCTCTCCCTGTGAATGTCTTCGCGGAACTGAAAGCCCAAGTCACCGAAACTGCTACCAAACTCGGCAACTGGTTTGACGGGCTCCTCGACCAAGGCTGGCAAGCCCTGGATCAACTCATGATGCCCGAAGCCCAGCTCGCCTTTGCGACCCGAAACTTGAGTGAAGATATCCAAGCCGGTAAGCTTCTCGATCTCGGCTTGAGCCTGGGCAATGAACAGGTGGTTCTCCTCGTTACCCTCGCCCCCAGTGACGAAGACGATAAAGTTCGCATCCAAGCGCGACTGCTACCCTTTGAGGCAGAGTATCTCCCGGCAGATTTAAGTATTTCCCTCAAATCAAAATCTGGCAAGGTGCTGCAAACGATCACCAGTCGGCAACAGGACAGCTACATTCAACTCAAACCCTTCAAGGGTGTCCCCGGCAAAGTATTCCAAGTGGAGGTAAGCGGCGATGGTTGCACCGTCAACGAAACCTTTGAAATTTAA
- a CDS encoding EVE domain-containing protein, giving the protein MRYWLIKSEPSEYSLADLAADGTELWDGVRNYQARNFLQQMEKGDRLFFYHSNTKPPGIVGLAAVTQTNLVDPSQFDPESKYFDPKATPEKPRWYTVEVGYQETFAEIITLDQLKASFTPEEFTVVRRGNRLSVMPVPETIAERLLAMVS; this is encoded by the coding sequence ATGCGCTATTGGTTGATTAAATCAGAACCCAGTGAATATAGTTTGGCGGATCTGGCGGCCGACGGGACAGAACTGTGGGATGGCGTTCGGAACTATCAAGCCCGCAATTTTTTACAGCAAATGGAAAAAGGCGATCGCCTCTTCTTTTACCACTCCAACACCAAACCCCCTGGCATTGTCGGTTTAGCCGCTGTCACCCAAACGAATCTGGTTGATCCGAGCCAATTTGACCCAGAGAGCAAATATTTCGACCCCAAGGCAACGCCAGAAAAACCCCGGTGGTACACCGTCGAAGTGGGCTACCAGGAAACCTTTGCCGAAATCATTACCCTAGATCAACTCAAAGCAAGCTTTACCCCCGAAGAATTTACCGTGGTGCGGCGTGGTAATCGCCTGTCGGTGATGCCCGTTCCTGAAACAATTGCTGAACGACTCCTGGCGATGGTGTCTTAG
- a CDS encoding CHAT domain-containing protein — protein sequence MVAPSTKPLKFNWLTDASVTISLAFGRGSLTEGFPMVTAQLWEMDVPLPQQFVGQLPPFPDLLNSLQQWQTVYLALAQRLQLGRQQAEGIRSFDEDDDDFEIEEDAVTHVSQVSFEDLSQRLQRQLNEWLLSPGFTPIVQALRSHLSPEMPLRLILQTDDPHLHHLPWQGWQFLVDYPLAEVALSQPQFHRLKEITPQKKRQRVRILAILGSSQGIDLAGEQEQLSAIPDAEVQFLAQPSRQEFDTALWDDQGWDILFFAGHSQTEQQTGRLYLHDGPEHRSLTLEHLQEGLRTALERGLQLAIFNSCDGLGLANSLGNLQIPVTIVMREPVPNRVAQDFFQRFLEGYAIAQLPLYQAVKQARRQLQGLENDYPGAAWLPIICQNSALLPPTWLQLGGLPPCPYRGLNTFQEQDAAVYFGRESLREQLVERLQSQPLLPLVGASGSGKSSLVFAGIVPQLRQDARYDWAIQVMRPENDPVARLAHAVATWQPNLSEIDLCRAFQKDPQSLATALSQIQQTQPGQTRRLLVIDQFEELFTLNGPDIQRQFLDLLVTAIEEAPQFTVLLTLRADCLGPVLEHPDLGKLWQRHEPEFLLPLSVEDLQAAIAKPAALMGVRFEPGLVDKIIDTIQDQAGNLPLLEFALTQLWPHQERGWLTHAAYENLGGITAALRDYAEEVYGKISPSQRPQVQALFLQLIQVREGAEATRRILPKTEVKEWPLALQLATERLLTTNRDSIRGTETVEIVHEALIRHWHRLQGWIADNADFLRWQTRLNNAIEQWESHNNSDGYLLRQAPLVEAEFWLDKSPDRLSDAQRFFIHLGLDLRTQEETAIALRQQRELDQERQIRRGAQKLAVLSSVALMLLSLAGGWTWWERQRSLQIIETVSINSAATTPALLRDLPRFLTIAQRRQQTGDFDLAIAYYQKILQEVAKLQEQPDLAAAQQQQLQSLASQTEAQLVAVIQSEKLPALETSLAQGEFGSLKPETNLLDYENQYTPGALQETYGLLLRPQGVYADRNQDGEINHSSEASQLPCDLLQRIETLWRDHTDQQCGFYGDRSFYAAPTCAPLQGRTLTETIFVGDYQAIAAQLQQCQVAPAAADPYE from the coding sequence ATGGTTGCACCGTCAACGAAACCTTTGAAATTTAATTGGCTCACCGACGCCAGCGTGACCATTTCCCTTGCGTTTGGTCGGGGCAGCCTCACCGAAGGCTTTCCGATGGTTACCGCGCAACTTTGGGAGATGGATGTTCCCTTGCCCCAGCAATTCGTCGGACAGCTCCCGCCTTTTCCAGACCTACTCAATAGTCTGCAACAGTGGCAAACGGTTTATCTCGCCCTCGCCCAACGGCTCCAATTGGGACGACAACAAGCCGAGGGAATACGCAGCTTTGATGAAGACGACGATGATTTTGAGATCGAAGAAGACGCCGTTACCCATGTGTCCCAGGTCAGCTTTGAAGATTTGTCCCAGCGGCTCCAACGGCAACTGAATGAATGGCTCCTCAGCCCCGGATTTACGCCCATTGTCCAGGCATTGCGATCGCATCTTTCCCCAGAGATGCCCCTGCGGCTGATTTTGCAGACGGACGACCCGCACCTGCACCATCTACCCTGGCAGGGTTGGCAGTTTTTGGTGGATTATCCCCTAGCGGAAGTGGCCCTCAGTCAGCCCCAGTTCCACCGTTTAAAAGAAATTACTCCCCAGAAAAAGCGGCAACGGGTACGAATTTTGGCGATCCTCGGCAGTAGCCAGGGCATTGACCTCGCCGGCGAACAGGAACAATTGTCAGCCATTCCCGATGCGGAAGTGCAGTTTCTCGCGCAACCCTCCCGCCAGGAATTTGATACGGCCCTCTGGGATGACCAGGGTTGGGATATTTTATTTTTCGCGGGCCACAGCCAGACAGAGCAGCAAACGGGCCGCCTTTATCTCCACGACGGGCCAGAACACCGCAGCTTAACCCTGGAGCATTTACAGGAAGGCCTCCGCACGGCCCTGGAACGGGGGTTACAGTTGGCAATTTTCAATTCCTGTGATGGGTTGGGTTTGGCGAATAGTTTAGGTAATCTCCAGATTCCCGTGACCATCGTGATGCGCGAACCGGTGCCGAATCGAGTCGCCCAGGACTTTTTTCAGCGTTTCCTCGAAGGTTATGCGATCGCCCAATTACCTCTTTATCAGGCGGTCAAACAGGCCCGGCGCCAACTGCAAGGCTTGGAAAATGATTATCCTGGGGCGGCTTGGTTGCCAATCATTTGCCAAAATAGCGCCCTCCTGCCCCCCACTTGGTTGCAACTCGGTGGTTTACCTCCCTGTCCCTATCGTGGTTTAAATACCTTCCAGGAACAGGATGCAGCCGTTTATTTTGGGCGGGAAAGTCTGCGGGAACAGTTGGTAGAACGACTCCAAAGCCAACCGCTATTACCGTTGGTGGGTGCGTCCGGTAGTGGGAAATCGTCCCTCGTTTTTGCGGGAATTGTGCCCCAGTTACGGCAGGATGCCCGGTACGATTGGGCGATCCAAGTGATGCGCCCCGAAAATGATCCTGTGGCAAGGTTGGCCCATGCTGTGGCGACATGGCAGCCTAATCTTTCAGAAATAGATTTATGTCGTGCTTTTCAAAAAGATCCCCAAAGTTTGGCGACAGCGTTAAGCCAAATTCAGCAAACTCAACCAGGACAAACCCGCCGGCTGCTAGTTATTGATCAATTCGAAGAGCTTTTTACTCTCAATGGCCCAGATATTCAACGACAATTTTTAGACCTGTTGGTGACGGCCATTGAAGAAGCCCCCCAATTTACGGTGTTATTGACCCTGCGGGCGGATTGTCTCGGGCCAGTGCTGGAACATCCCGACCTGGGGAAACTCTGGCAACGGCATGAACCAGAATTTCTTTTACCCCTATCTGTAGAAGATCTCCAGGCGGCGATCGCCAAACCGGCTGCTTTAATGGGTGTCCGTTTTGAGCCGGGTTTAGTCGATAAAATCATCGACACGATCCAGGATCAGGCAGGCAATTTACCCCTGTTGGAATTTGCCCTGACTCAACTGTGGCCCCACCAGGAACGGGGTTGGCTCACCCATGCCGCTTACGAAAACCTAGGGGGAATTACCGCCGCCCTCCGGGACTATGCTGAAGAGGTTTATGGCAAGATTTCCCCCAGCCAACGGCCCCAGGTACAAGCCCTCTTTTTACAACTGATCCAAGTGCGGGAAGGAGCCGAGGCCACCCGACGCATTCTGCCGAAAACAGAGGTGAAAGAATGGCCTCTCGCATTGCAATTGGCGACAGAACGGCTTTTGACCACCAACCGCGACTCAATCCGGGGCACAGAAACGGTGGAAATTGTCCATGAAGCCCTGATTCGCCATTGGCATCGTCTCCAGGGCTGGATTGCGGATAACGCTGATTTCCTGCGGTGGCAGACCCGTTTAAATAATGCCATTGAACAATGGGAAAGCCACAATAACAGCGACGGTTATCTATTGCGCCAAGCGCCCTTGGTGGAAGCAGAATTTTGGCTGGATAAAAGTCCCGATCGCCTCAGTGATGCCCAACGGTTTTTTATTCATCTGGGGCTGGATTTGCGCACCCAAGAGGAAACGGCGATCGCCCTACGGCAACAGCGGGAATTAGACCAAGAACGCCAAATTCGGCGGGGTGCCCAAAAACTGGCGGTGCTTTCTTCTGTGGCCTTGATGTTGCTGAGTTTGGCCGGGGGCTGGACCTGGTGGGAACGGCAGCGTTCTCTACAAATTATCGAGACGGTTTCGATCAATAGTGCGGCGACGACCCCGGCATTGCTGCGGGATTTACCTCGTTTCCTCACCATTGCCCAACGGCGGCAACAAACGGGGGACTTTGATTTGGCGATCGCCTATTATCAGAAAATTTTGCAGGAAGTCGCCAAGCTCCAGGAGCAGCCTGATTTAGCGGCGGCCCAACAGCAGCAACTGCAAAGCCTCGCTAGCCAAACAGAAGCTCAATTAGTGGCGGTGATCCAAAGCGAAAAATTGCCCGCCCTAGAAACCAGCCTCGCCCAAGGAGAATTTGGTAGCCTTAAACCCGAAACAAACCTGTTGGACTACGAAAACCAGTACACGCCCGGGGCACTCCAGGAAACTTATGGCCTCCTTTTACGTCCCCAGGGAGTATACGCCGACCGCAACCAGGACGGAGAAATTAACCACAGCAGCGAGGCGAGCCAACTGCCCTGCGACCTTTTGCAACGGATTGAAACCCTCTGGCGTGACCATACCGATCAACAATGTGGTTTCTATGGCGATCGTTCCTTTTATGCGGCCCCGACCTGTGCGCCCCTCCAAGGAAGAACGTTAACAGAAACGATTTTTGTGGGCGATTACCAGGCGATCGCCGCGCAACTCCAACAATGTCAAGTGGCCCCAGCCGCTGCCGACCCCTATGAATAA
- a CDS encoding ABC-ATPase domain-containing protein, whose amino-acid sequence MKSQADLSALLFALDSRGYKAYKQIKGEYSFPDFTLIIDYVQGDPFAAPTQCSVIVPQAIAQFPPALYNSLSREIALRDYLTRQFYQVAKDFSGFRGTGKSGLIQGVEPAQEILERTAVFIDDQDLEVRFWVGLPAKGRSILGRQAEEMLCYDLPQIVQKSLLFENLNATALKTHIETSEDADWIRSELAKRGLVAFIANGAILPRQSGVDAHPLTENVIPFQSPPELTVSFDCPNHGPITGMGIKQGITLIVGGGYHGKSTLLKGIELGVYNHLPGDGREWVITDANAVKIRAEDGRSIASVDISPFINQLPQGQSTQTFSSNNASGSTSQATNIIEALEVGATALLLDEDTSATNFMIRDRRMQQLIHKDKEPITPFVDKVRQLYQDHGVSTILVMGGSGDYFDVADTVIAMDNFQPQDVTATAKQIAASHKTERLLEGGAQFGTITPRIPAAESIDASRGKRAVTIKVRDTSRLGFGTEDIDLSAVEQLVETTQLRAIAFGIIYGRDRYGQDKLTLTEMLNRVLGDIEAEGLDILSEYPQADLSYFRKFELVAALNRLRSLAIIPQSESRKDAL is encoded by the coding sequence ATGAAAAGCCAAGCCGATCTTTCCGCGCTCCTGTTTGCACTCGATAGCCGGGGATATAAGGCCTACAAACAAATAAAAGGGGAATATAGCTTCCCAGACTTCACGCTGATCATTGATTACGTCCAGGGCGATCCCTTTGCGGCTCCCACCCAGTGCAGTGTGATTGTCCCCCAGGCGATCGCCCAATTTCCCCCAGCCCTCTACAACAGCCTCAGTCGCGAAATTGCCCTACGGGATTATCTCACTCGCCAGTTTTATCAAGTGGCTAAAGACTTTAGTGGCTTCCGGGGAACGGGCAAAAGCGGCTTGATCCAAGGGGTAGAACCCGCCCAGGAAATCTTAGAACGCACTGCTGTATTTATTGATGACCAGGACTTAGAAGTTCGTTTTTGGGTAGGCTTACCGGCCAAGGGACGATCAATTTTAGGCCGCCAAGCGGAGGAAATGCTGTGCTATGACCTGCCCCAAATTGTCCAAAAATCCTTACTTTTTGAGAATCTCAACGCCACTGCCCTGAAAACCCACATCGAAACCAGCGAAGATGCCGACTGGATCCGCAGTGAACTGGCGAAACGGGGGCTTGTTGCCTTTATTGCGAATGGCGCAATTTTACCCAGACAGAGCGGCGTCGATGCCCATCCTTTAACAGAAAATGTGATTCCCTTCCAGAGTCCCCCAGAACTGACAGTAAGTTTTGACTGCCCGAACCATGGCCCAATCACAGGAATGGGGATTAAACAGGGCATTACCCTGATCGTTGGCGGCGGCTACCATGGCAAATCAACGCTGCTCAAAGGGATTGAATTAGGCGTGTATAACCATCTGCCGGGGGACGGGCGGGAATGGGTAATCACCGATGCTAACGCCGTAAAAATTCGCGCCGAGGACGGACGTAGCATTGCCAGTGTTGATATTTCGCCGTTTATTAACCAGTTACCCCAGGGCCAATCGACCCAGACTTTTTCGAGCAATAATGCCAGCGGTAGCACCTCCCAGGCCACCAACATTATCGAAGCGTTAGAAGTGGGAGCAACGGCTTTACTGCTGGATGAGGACACATCCGCCACGAATTTTATGATCCGCGATCGCCGCATGCAACAGCTCATCCACAAGGACAAAGAACCGATTACCCCCTTTGTGGATAAGGTGCGCCAACTCTACCAGGATCACGGGGTTTCAACGATTCTCGTAATGGGTGGCAGTGGCGATTATTTCGATGTGGCCGATACGGTGATCGCCATGGATAACTTCCAACCCCAGGACGTCACCGCCACCGCTAAACAAATTGCGGCCAGCCACAAAACTGAAAGACTCCTAGAAGGGGGGGCACAATTTGGCACCATTACCCCCCGCATTCCCGCCGCCGAAAGCATTGATGCCAGTCGGGGAAAACGGGCCGTCACCATTAAAGTGCGGGATACCAGTCGCCTTGGGTTTGGCACCGAAGACATTGATCTCAGCGCTGTGGAACAGTTAGTTGAAACGACGCAATTGCGGGCGATCGCCTTCGGCATCATTTACGGTCGTGATCGTTATGGCCAGGACAAGCTCACCCTCACAGAAATGTTGAACCGAGTTTTAGGCGACATCGAAGCAGAAGGGCTTGATATTCTCAGTGAATATCCCCAGGCTGATTTGAGCTATTTTCGTAAATTTGAACTGGTCGCCGCCCTCAACCGACTGCGATCGCTGGCCATTATCCCCCAGAGCGAAAGCCGTAAGGATGCCTTGTAA